Part of the Verrucomicrobiia bacterium genome is shown below.
CGGCATTGATAAGGGCGCCGTGGTAGCAGGCGGAATAGGCGGCAGCGAAGAGCAATTCAGGGTTGGGTCCGCGCTTCTCGGCGCCGGCTTCGAGCGGGTTGCCGAGGGTGACATCGAGCAGGCCATCAGGATTTTGGACCGTGCCTGAACGACCGCCGCGGGATATGGCTTCAGCAGTAAACAGAGTTTTCATAAAAGGATAAGGGAACGGCCGGACGGCCAGCCGGAGCCCGGATTCTGGGATTCCAGCATATGAAAATACAGGAGGTAAAGAACCCAGCAACCGGGGAGCGCGGCGATGAAGAAAAGAACCTGCTGTTTATGTGGGTGGCTCCTCCCCCGGCCGCCTCCTCCGGCTTCGCTTGGAAGAGGGCGAGTTTAAAATCAACCAATTCGATCACACACTTTTAATTGCGCCCAGCGCTGCGCTGCATTCATTTCCAGGTTGCATTTGGCGGCGGCCCTGCTTGGGTATGGCCATGATTCCCTCCAGCGTCGCGTGCAGAATCCTTCTCTGCGCGGTTCTTACAGGCACATCCGCGCAGGCCGATGCCGCCGCGCCCCAGGAAATGGCCGGGGCCGCAGTCCGCTTCCTCGACGCGCTTTCGCCGGAGCAGCGTGATAAGGCGTGCTTCGACTTCAAAGGCGAGGAGCGTTTCAACTGGGACTTCGTGCCGCGCGGACGCAAGGGCATACCGTTCCGCGAAATGAACACGCAACAGCAACAGCTTGGCCGCGCACTCCTCCGCAGCGGCCTGAGCCAGCAGGGTTACACCAAGGCCACCAATATCATCACGGTCATCGAACAGGTGTTGCGCGAGATGGAGAATCAATCCGCGCGCCGGGATCCAGGACTTTACTGCGTCACCGTGTTCGGGTCGCCAACGAACGCAGCCTGGGGGTGGCGCGTCGAAGGACATCATCTGTCGCTCAACTTCACCGTTGCGAGCAATCAGGTCCTTGCGTTCAGCCCTTCCTTTTTTGGCTCAAATCCAGCTGAGGTTCCGCACGGGCCGCACAAGGGATTCCGAACCTTCGCCGCAGAGGAGGATCTTGGGCGCGAACTGGCTATGTCGTTTACGCCTGATCAGCGCAAACGGGCTGTCATTTCAGCAACCGCACCGCGTGAAATCCTGACGGGAAGTTCCCGCAAGGCGAGTCCCCTCGAACCTCTGGGCATTGCCCATGCCGAACTCACCAGCGAGCAGCGGCAGCTGCTGGAGAAATTGCTGCGGGAGTATGTTTATCGCTTCAAGGAGGAAATCGCGGACAAGGAATGGGCAAGGATTCGGGCTGCAGATTTGAGCAAACTGCATTTCGCATGGGCAGGCCCGTTCGAAAAAGGGCAGGGGCATTACTATCGAATCCAAGGGACAGACTTTCTCGTTGAATACGACAACACGCAAAACCAGGCGAATCACATCCACACGGTATGGCGCGATTTTGACAACGATTTCGGCCTCGACCTTCTGCGCCAGCATTACGAGCACGGCGGGCATTCGCACTAGTGGGAACGATTCAGTTGGACATCGGGGCGAAACCACTCATCGGACACAGCGCGCAGAGCCGCAACCAAAGCGGGAAAGGGGGAACGGGTTTACGCGAATTACGCGACTAAGCTTAGACTGCATCTTCCTCCCCTCGCCTGCGACGCAGGAGCGGGAGAGGGGCCGGGGGAGAGGGTGCTCTGATTCATTCTGCAGCGTGACGTCATTTTCCGGCTTAAACGCTCCTCCTCTCCCCAGCCCTCTCCTCCGCTCCGAGCGGAAGAGAGGGAGTTGAGAATGAGCCTGCAGTAGTAAGCATCTGGGCTCGTTCAGGCTACACATTCCCCCCTCGCCTGCGACGCAGGAGCGGGAGAGGGGCCGGGGGAGAGGGCGCTCTGATCCATTCTGCAGCGTGAGGTCATTTTCAGGTTTAAACGCTCCTCCTCTCCCCAGCCCTCTCCTCCGCTCCGAGCGGAAGAGAGGGAGTTGGAATGAGCCTGCAGTAGTAAGCATCTGGGCTCGTTCAGGCTACACATCCCCCCCTCGCCTGCGACGCAGGAGCGGGAGAGGGGCCGGGGGAGAGGGTGCTCTGATCCATTCTGCACCGTGAGGTCATTTTCAGGTTTAAACGCTCCTCCTCTCCCCAGCCCTCTCCTCCGCTCCGAGCGGAAGAGAGGGAGTTGGGAATGGAGCTGAGCCTGGCGACTCACACATCTGTTCCGATACATCAACAACGGCTTTGCTGATTCGGGTGAATTCGTGTTTTTGCGCCCACCGGCTTCAACTGAGTCGTTCCGGCTTAGCTGCTCGAGACGCTGCACCTTTACTCGCCTGGTCCAATTCCAAAGAAGGCGCGGACGAATTGTCCGCGCCTTCGTAGTAGATCGTGTTTGCTGCGCTGTGACTACGGCGTTGCGATTCGGTAGAAGCGCTCGCCGCTTGTGGCCGGTGAATTGGTGTAAGAGGTTGAACCCGCCAACCCAGGAACAGTCGCATTTGTCGTCCAGGTCGGCGACGTCAACGATTCCGTCGAGAGGATCGAATAGTTTCTGCCGGCAACCGATTCCCAGGTCAGTTTAACATTTCCCGGTGCCAGCACTTGAATGCTCGTGATCCGGAATGGCGCCAATACCACCGCCGCTTCCTCAACCTCAACCTTGAATTGAGTGACAAGGAAACTGTCGGCGGTCGTCGCCTGGTTGTTCGGACGAATCCCAAACGCATCAAAGCGGGTGTAAGCAAAGTTCGTGTCCGTCACGGTATGGGAGAAATCCAAGGCGCCTCCCACAATGCGCACCGTAAAGTCAACCGCGTTGACGGCTTTGCGGGTGACGGAGAGTTCGATCGTATATTCAACCCCATTTTCGAAGGCGGGATCTCCGTTGAATTCGCCGTTCGCCGGCCCGCTTCCAAGCGAGACGTAATTCGCCGTTGTTCCCATCAGATCACTCGCACCGAGATTATTGCGCACGTAGAGCGAGACGGGAGTATCGGTATTGAATGCGGTTCCGAAGTTCACCGTGACCATGTATCCGCGAACGCCAGTTCCGTTACCCGCACTGCCGCCAAAGCCGTCGGCTGTGACGCGCGTGCCGCCATCCGCGTAATCGAAAACACCGAATCGCATGCTGTTTCCACCATTGGCCACGACATTGTTCGGCGTGAAAACCCACGTCGCCTTCAAGGCACGGCCGACATCCAGATGCACGGGCTGCGCGAGGTCTTCTGTGAAGTAACCAAGCCACAACGCAGAGCCAGTCGGAGGAGTCGCAGTCATGCCGGCACCGCTTCCGGAATCGAGCCCCGATGTTCCGTACCAAACGGAATTGCTGATGGCGACCGGGGGATCCTGATGCACGAAGTCGGCGAACCGATCATCAACAACAACGCCGACCGCCGTCGGCAC
Proteins encoded:
- a CDS encoding DUF3500 domain-containing protein, which translates into the protein MIPSSVACRILLCAVLTGTSAQADAAAPQEMAGAAVRFLDALSPEQRDKACFDFKGEERFNWDFVPRGRKGIPFREMNTQQQQLGRALLRSGLSQQGYTKATNIITVIEQVLREMENQSARRDPGLYCVTVFGSPTNAAWGWRVEGHHLSLNFTVASNQVLAFSPSFFGSNPAEVPHGPHKGFRTFAAEEDLGRELAMSFTPDQRKRAVISATAPREILTGSSRKASPLEPLGIAHAELTSEQRQLLEKLLREYVYRFKEEIADKEWARIRAADLSKLHFAWAGPFEKGQGHYYRIQGTDFLVEYDNTQNQANHIHTVWRDFDNDFGLDLLRQHYEHGGHSH